In one Poecilia reticulata strain Guanapo linkage group LG8, Guppy_female_1.0+MT, whole genome shotgun sequence genomic region, the following are encoded:
- the trip10a gene encoding cdc42-interacting protein 4 homolog has protein sequence MDWGTELWDQYDIIEKHTQSGLELVEKYVKFVKERTEIEQSYAKQLRNLSKKYNQKRSNKDEPDCRLSSYQSFVDILNEMNDYAGQRELIAENMIMSICIDLTKYLQELKQERKTYLLEAKKAQQSLESTYKQLDSSKKRFEREWREAERTAQYAEKTDQDINATKADVEKAKQQAHMRARVAEDCKNDYAAQLQKYNKEQSQFYFNDMPLIFNKLQDLDERRIRKLGHGYILFSDTEKNVMPIIGKCLEGITKAGTNVNEKNDTMVIIEQNKSGFERPGDVEFEDYSQGINRASSDSSLGTPKGPMDLLGKNKSKNFWLFKRSKLSSTSTLTPFSTPPAPSPLNGAPSPKFGRDPLSYCLKEINKTVKPRISSFRTLRRSKFTPDRIMPTVTEDFGHLPPEQRRKRLQQKLEEISKELQKEADQSEALGKMKDVYEKNPQMGDPASLATQISQTSQNIERLRGELNKYETWLSEAGVRGDTLRYRAHSFNNNGAHEVLSPDGAHSDESTPDPSQAIYAEFDDDFEDEEPVAPIGKCTAMYNFPGMFFLFNLKYVIFT, from the exons ATGGACTGGGGCACAGAACTTTGG GATCAGTATGACATCATAGAGAAGCACACGCAGTCCGGCCTGGAGCTGGTGGAGAAGTATGTGAAGTTTGTGAAGGAGCGGACCGAGATCGAGCAAAGCTATGCCAAACAACTGAG GAATCTTTCAAAGAAATATAACCAAAAACGAAGCAACAAAGACGAGCCAGACTGCAG GCTGTCCAGCTACCAGTCTTTTGTGGACATCCTGAATGAGATGAACGACTATGCGGGGCAGAGGGAGCTAATTGCTGAGAACATGATCATGAGCATTTGCATTGATCTCACCAAGTACCTGCAGGAACTCAAGCAGGAGCGAAAGACG TATTTATTGGAGGCCAAGAAGGCCCAGCAGAGTTTGGAGAGCACCTACAAGCAGCTCGACAGC AGTAAAAAGCGCTTTGAGAGAGAATGGAGAGAAGCAGAGCGCACAGCACAGTATGCAGAGAAAACGGATCAAGACATCAACGCCACAAAAGCTGATGTTGAAAAA GCTAAGCAGCAGGCGCATATGAGAGCACGCGTAGCTGAGGACTGCAAGAATGACTACGCTGCTCAGCTTCAAAAGTACAACAAAGAGCAGAGCCAGTTCTATTTCAATGACATGCCACTTATTTTCAAT AAATTGCAGGATTTGGATGAGAGGCGAATACGAAAGTTGGGACACGGCTACATCTTGTTCTCAGACACAGAAAAGAATGTGATGCCCATCATTGGCAAGTGCTTGGAAGGGATTACTAAAGCTGGCACTAATGTcaatgagaaaaat GACACCATGGTTATAATAGAGCAGAATAAGTCTGGATTTGAGCGTCCTGGAGACGTAGAGTTTGAAGACTACAGCCAGGGTATTAACCGAGCCTCCTCTGACAGCAGCCTCGGTACGCCTAAAGGCCCAATGGACCTTCTGGGGAAGAACAAGAGTAAAAACTTTTGGCTTTTCAAGAGGAGCAAG ctctcctccacctccacacTCACTCCTTTCTCCACACCCCCTGCCCCTTCACCTCTTAACGGAGCCCCTTCCCCCAAGTTTGGCCGGGACCCCCTGTCGTACTGTTTGAAGGAGATCAATAAGACAGTCAAACCCAGAATCTCTTCCTTCCGGACACTCAGGAGATCG AAATTTACCCCAGACAGGATCATG CCTACTGTGACGGAGGACTTCGGCCATCTCCCCCCGGAGCAGCGCAGGAAGAGGTTACAGCAGAAATTAGAGGAAATTTCTAAAGAGCTGCAGAAGGAAGCAGatcagag cGAAGCGCTCGGAAAGATGAAAGATGTTTATGAGAAAAATCCTCAAATGGGAGATCCAGCTAGTCTCGCAACCCAGATCAGTCAGACGTCTCAGAATATAGAGAGGCTCAGAGGAGAGCTGAACAAGTACGAG ACTTGGCTTTCTGAAGCAGGTGTTCGGGGGGACACGCTACGATACAGAGCTCACTCATTTAACAATAATGGAGCTCATGAAGTTCTTAG TCCTGATGGCGCACATTCAGATGAAAGCACTCCCGACCCCTCTCAAGCTATTTATGCCGAGTTTGATGACGACTTTGAGGATGAAGAGCCAGTGGCGCCCATTGGGAAATGCACAGCGATGTATAACTTCCcgggtatgttttttttatttaatctaaaatatgttatttttacataG
- the LOC103468738 gene encoding hemicentin-1 — MSSHPPVSQSGMLPLVMLGLLLLSLLPCGADLTCSPTTILTLDAPVIIENGTQLHASCNTTEEDFEELSLCLGKTCCENTQKDGVVSCVAIVSDLEMRAECKMKLNETYECSEGREITVYKNPKVMLSMRNGNELEADYELHCDVFDVAPAQXISVTWYRNNKTFKSFMDWIEESQTFSYLLGVNISQEEKFAEFRCEVQLKFEELKLQHPVISTTHNLSARYAPELRTNSSTKTITMAMGGNATLLCDIEGNPPPVYQWTVDEQPMLETTNRLDITQVNRSSIYRCTATNILGNTIMHIVVDMEENDTTDPPAIPTPETPENCGLTVTPAEVYVKYGDSASINCSTTIKDAALMSWEFAVGETSGTPPRVTWMIEKLEDFTVEPFCFVTLESNEQCKMKPNITLYKLPDSVAVSVAGNGPMKEGKEHQLQCHIYSVAPAKKLLVKWYKDDETVLTDBLKSSGVTPLPECLNDSTVRLCNVSSIYTFTVKKSDNGSLFRCEAEFQFGPAVPPSMASEPYTAIVHYKPTIKNCPSYAGVENSFHLNDLPCETDGNPPPAIEWHYNGTLIDSFKLLTRAESGIYTATVHNSMGQVNTDVHITVEYAPRFFCQMLYEVEVKDMLKPLCYPEGLPLPNIIWFKNGKEHFSQRWEKHESGNYSVKASNKHGTAEHTFYLDILYPPEFTQPDTXTGVVVDGNVSLVWEADGNPKPEIQCNDSLAENVRASTVGRQRIITITGATSTNAGRYICVATNKVGKINPLTTSSXGGFYY, encoded by the exons ATGAGCTCCCATCCACCTGTGAGTCAGTCCGGCATGCTGCCTCTCGTGATGTTGGGCCTCCTCCTGCTCTCATTGTTACCTTGTG GGGCTGACCTCACCTGCTCCCCGACGACCATCCTGACCTTGGATGCTCCTGTGATCATAGAAAATGGAACACAACTTCATGCAAGCTGCAACACCACAGAAGAAGATTTTGAGGAGTTGAGCCTATGCCTTGGAAAAACATGCTGTGAAAATACGCAAAAGGATGGTGTTGTCTCCTGTGTTGCAATAGTGTCAGACTTGGAAATGAGGGCAGAGTGCAAAATGAAGCTAAACGAAACCTATGAATGCAGTGAAGGCCGTGAAATCACAGTATACA agaacCCAAAGGTTATGCTCTCTATgagaaatggaaatgaattGGAGGCAGACTACGAACTGCACTGTGACGTCTTTGATGTTGCCCCTGCTCAAAASATCTCTGTCACGTGGTACCGaaataataaaacctttaagTCCTTTATGGATTGGATTGAAGAGtcacaaacattttcttacttACTGGGCGTCAACATCAGCCAGGAAGAGAAATTTGCTGAGTTTAGATGTGAAGTTCAACTGAAATTTGAGGAACTAAAATTACAACATCCTGTCATTTCTACAACACATAATCTCTCAGCACGCT atgctcCTGAGCTCAGGACAAATTCTTCTACCAAGACCATCACTATGGCCATGGGTGGCAATGCAACCTTGCTCTGTGACATAGAGGGGAACCCGCCTCCTGTGTATCAGTGGACCGTTGATGAACAGCCTATGCTGGAAACCACAAACAGGCTTGACATTACCCAGGTCAACAGAAGTTCAATTTACAGATGCACAGCTACCAATATTCTGGGAAACACAATTATGCACATTGTTGTTGACAtggaagaaaatgacacaactGACCCTCCAGCCATTCCAACCCCCGAGACGCCTGAAA ATTGCGGCTTAACTGTGACGCCCGCCGAAGTTTATGTGAAATATGGAGATTCAGCTTCGATTAATTGCAGCACAACCATCAAAGACGCTGCTCTAATGAGCTGGGAGTTTGCAGTTGGCGAGACTTCTGGTACACCTCCTCGTGTCACCTGGATGATCGAGAAACTAGAAGATTTCACCGTGGAACCTTTCTGCTTTGTCACTCTGGAATCTAATGAACAATGCAAAATGAAACCGAACATCACTCTTTATA agCTTCCAGATTCTGTGGCGGTCTCTGTAGCGGGTAATGGTCCGATGAAAGAAGGCAAAGAGCATCAGCTGCAGTGCCACATTTACAGTGTGGCCCCTGCAAAAAAGCTCTTGGTGAAGTGGTATAAAGACGATGAAACTGTCCTCACCGATRACCTAAAAAGCTCTGGCGTGACGCCACTCCCAGAATGCCTTAACGACTCCACCGTGAGACTGTGCAATGTATCATCTATCTATACCTTCACTGTCAAGAAAAGTGACAATGGATCACTTTTCAGATGCGAGGCAGAGTTTCAGTTTGGTCCTGCGGTGCCCCCCTCCATGGCCTCAGAACCTTACACTGCCATTGTACACT ATAAGCCGACCATCAAAAATTGCCCTAGTTATGCTGGTGTGGAAAATAGCTTCCACCTGAATGATTTGCCATGTGAAACTGATGGGAACCCTCCACCTGCTATTGAGTGGCATTACAATGGTACACTGATTGATTCATTCAAGCTCCTTACCAGGGCKGAATCTGGGATCTACACAGCTACAGTGCATAACTCAATGGGACAGGTTAACACTGATGTCCACATCACAGTTGAAT ATGCTCCTagatttttctgtcagatgCTGTATGAGGTTGAAGTAAAAGACATGCTGAAACCTTTGTGTTATCCGGAGGGTTTGCCTCTCCCTAAcataatttggtttaaaaacgGAAAAGAGCACTTTTCACAGCGCTGGGAAAAACACGAGAGTGGAAACTATTCAGTAAAAGCATCCAACAAACACGGAACAGCTGAGCACACGTTTTATCTGGACATTTTAT ACCCYCCAGAGTTCACACAGCCAGATACAAMCACRGGAGTTGTTGTAGACGGAAATGTGTCTTTAGTTTGGGAAGCTGACGGGAACCCCAAGCCCGAGATCCAATGTAACGACTCGTTAGCAGAGAATGTTCGGGCGTCCACTGTGGGGCGCCAGAGGATCATTACCATCACAGGAGCCACGTCTACTAATGCAGGCCGTTACATCTGTGTTGCCACGAATAAAGTTGGGAAA aTAAATCCACTGACCACTTCCAGTAYTGGTGGGTTTTACTACTAG
- the angptl6 gene encoding angiopoietin-related protein 6 has translation MDRTLATSLTLFFILCVTTHKAGASSGLKAGRCSYTFIVPQQKITGALCLNTHSSMPNQSEVSALQLALRRQQEQLGKLQSQMEHEGSLVAEVRALRKESSGMNSRIAQLYAQLLREVTHKKDQALEHQRLESLLLNATTHALQVSSSYRELEKKYGALTSMMSSQNQVITKLEKQCQCRDSSQPSVAMTEPPKNRSNDHRNYSVKATILTNDVQRDQSAPLHQLQAETVGDQPFSTISPPTELPLVGFPLTKSPGPWRDCQHVLDSGETTSGIYLIHLQSPNRLFQAWCEQSQAQGGWTVIQRRQDGSVNFFRSWEQYKQGFGNLNGEYWLGLEHLYWLTQQAKYKLRVVLEDWQARQVSAEYDSFHLEPENDWYRLRLGQYHGNAGDSLSWHNNKAFTTLDRDKDSYPGNCAHYQKGGWWYHMCAHSNLNGVWYRGGHYRSRYQDGVYWAEFHGGSYSLKKVSMMIKPT, from the exons ATGGATAGGACACTGGCAACGTCTCTCACCCTTTTCTTCATCCTTTGCGTGACTACTCATAAAGCTGGAGCGTCCTCGGGTCTGAAAGCAGGCCGTTGCTCCTACACCTTCATTGTTCCACAGCAAAAGATCACAGGAGCTCTGTGTTTGAACACGCACTCTTCAATGCCCAACCAATCAGAGGTATCAGCTCTGCAGCTGGCGCTCAGACGACAGCAGGAGCAACTGGGGAAGCTCCAGAGTCAAATGGAGCATGAAGGGTCTCTTGTCGCAGAGGTGAGAGCCTTGCGCAAAGAGAGCAGCGGCATGAATTCCCGTATTGCCCAACTTTACGCCCAGCTGCTGCGTGAAGTCACCCATAAGAAGGACCAGGCTTTGGAGCACCAAAGGTTGGAGAGCCTCCTCCTGAATGCGACGACACAT GCTTTGCAGGTGTCCAGTAGCTACAGGGAACTGGAGAAGAAATATGGAGCACTCACCTCCATGATGAGCTCCCAAAACCAGGTTATCACCAAACTGGAGAAACAGTGCCAGTGCAGGGACTCCAGCCAGCCTTCGGTG GCGATGACTGAACCCCCCAAAAATCGTAGTAATGATCACCGCAACTACAGCGTCAAGGCCACCATCCTGACCAATGACGTTCAGAGGGACCAGAGTGCTCCTTTACACCAACTACAAGCAGAAACAGTCGGAGATCAGCCCTTCTCTACTATCAGTCCTCCTACTGAACTGCCTCTCGTTGGCTTCCCTCTCACTAAATCCCCAG GGCCATGGCGGGACTGCCAGCATGTTCTGGATTCAGGCGAGACCACCAGTGGGATTTACCTGATTCATCTTCAGAGTCCCAACCGACTCTTTCAGGCCTGGTGTGAGCAGAGTCAGGCTCAGGGTGGGTGGACTGTCATCCAGAGGAGACAGGATGGGTCAGTCAACTTCTTCAGGTCTTGGGAGCAGTATAAG CAAGGCTTTGGAAACCTAAATGGTGAGTACTGGCTTGGCCTGGAACACCTCTACTGGCTGACCCAGCAGGCCAAGTACAAACTCCGGGTGGTCTTAGAAGACTGGCAGGCCCGGCAGGTGTCTGCTGAATATGACAGCTTCCACCTGGAACCGGAGAACGACTGGTACCGCCTGCGCTTGGGACAATACCACGGCAATGCAGGGGACTCCCTGTCATGGCACAACAACAAGGCCTTCACCACACTGGACCGTGACAAGGACAGCTATCCAG GTAACTGCGCTCATTACCAGAAAGGAGGCTGGTGGTATCACATGTGCGCGCACTCCAATCTGAATGGCGTGTGGTATCGGGGTGGACATTATCGAAGCCGCTACCAAGATGGGGTCTACTGGGCTGAGTTCCATGGAGGGTCCTACTCCCTGAAGAAAGTTTCCATGATGATCAAACCCACCTAG